The DNA sequence ctagtcgacagacgatgccatttgctttgtgtgtgtttttgttgttgcttactgtacgtgtaaaatccagttctttaacaggcaacacaccttgcaaatttccagaagctgcaatctgaagcgacctatctctgattctagcagacgatctctccaatgtttaacacaaaatcagcaaactctcctgtcacatagaacgtccattatatagtgcaatgttgaaatgaagttaccggtctgaaacatttagtcgtttcttctgagacaatccttgttctcttatcatctacagatttaccgcagtcttcaccacgcgaattcacaacagaagtcagactttcgaacatatacaatctacgtaggcaagcacgatacgtcatgacgtcatatgattcctagcatattgacgtaatgctaaacatccggttatcccgagttttctccgtaatacatgtccgtgggtttttcaatgttcggttatttccgtggcttcatgcggaaagggaaccgtcgtctgctatcaacgacatggaccattctggtccttgttgctgacaaaaacatgattttaacacagaatgtaatgtcagaatagctatataaacgctgttgtgttttaatcgtagcaatggggtccgatatttagaccagacaagtataatgccgacgagtcggagactaagaataaagtaaaagaatagggactatttgaatgacgcgcatttgacactctgagtgattaggctgaaatgaaattgcgtacaaaatgtcgtctgcatgactgcatgttcgacccgtgttgttcgttgtataaatagcttaaacaatgacaactcgttgattactggaaaataaaccactcgtgggtatttgcagccgcttggtaattcactcgtgtgctccgcacactcgtgaattaccaagcggctgcaaatacccactcgtggtttattttccagtaatcaactcgtggtcattgtttaagctctatttgTATCacacgctgtcaatttattCTTTAGGTTTAAACAAATTACGTCTAGCGCCATATCGAGGCGTCCTATCCATACCATGATCGCTCTCTATGGAGAGCCCCAAGGGtgttaagataagataagatacgaAAACTtcaatgtccattttcattttactcAAACATAAGAATTTTTCtgttggcaccacatcgcatctTTAATAACACAAAGACACGATAAAAAAAAGCTTACATTGCGGTAAACGTTCAAACGAAAGGTGCTTGTATGTAACAGCCTGGCGTTGTCTGTGATCGGAATAATTATGatggtttggtttaaacaagaatatgttgttgtttttttatcatGACTTGAACAATATATATTATCGCCATTAGGAATTCTAACTTAAGCATAGTGCTTATTTCAATCAATCCTAGTGGAAACATAACAGTGGTAAGCATGATGGCGGATTAAATCGAAATACTCTTTTCAGAATACTATAACAAACACAAAAGCAagatacaaaaactgaacataCCAAATAATCTACTTGAAGTACGCTGAAAGCCAAAGGTGGCAACTAGTTTTCATGTCATGGACACTTACTTAATTttgaagaaatatttttttctatgGCGTTGTATAGAAATATTAGATACTTGGTCTTTGATGTTATTCTCTAAATGCTATTTCCAGTTTAAAAAAATTGACAGGAAATGTGGACTTTCATGCATTCGATGACGTTTCATGCAAAGACAGTACGGTATAAGTTTGTTTGGTACTTTGCTATTGTTATTATTTTGCTCATTTCAGGACAAGATGTGGGATTAACAATTTATTAATTTACATTTATGTTGCGTTATAAAGTGCACAGCGCTCTGGTTAACAATTTCTGTTGCAACTCTTTGCTATTCATTAACTGTTTCTTGTTTGATTTCTTGTTCCTTTGACACAGTTTGACTGGACATACCAAATAATCCTCATGAGAGTCCAATGTGGAAATGAAAAGATCAAGTTTGCTTTTGAAATAAAGTTTTTCTTGTcaaagaacgaaaaaaaaaaaaaaaaaaaaaaagcaagatacaaaaacaaacaggaactgGATGGGGTTAGTAATACAGAAGGTAATACAAACAAAagctgtttttttttaaactacaaAAAATAAACCGGGACAACGAgggaacaaaacaagtcgcgtaaggcgaaataataacatttagttaagctgtcgaactcacagaatgaaactgaacgcactgttttattcaccaagaccacatatataatactcgtagtttcgtcagtccaccactcgtggcaaaggcagtgaaatcgacaagccatgcagaatagtgcggtagtggttgcgctgtgctgcatagcacgcttttctgtacctctcttcgttttaactttctgagcgtgtttttaatccaaacatatcatatctatatgtttttggaatcaggaaccgacaaggaataagatgaaattgtttttaaatcgatttcggaaaattaattttaaacataacttttatatttttaattttcggagcgtgtttgtaattcaaatataacatatgtatatgtttttggaatcagaaaatgacgccgagtaagatgcaattgtttttggatcgattaataaaaaaataattgtaattacacgtttccgatttttaatgaccaaactcattaattattatttaagccaccaagctgaaatgcaataccaaagtccggcctttgtcaaaaattgctttgccaaaatttctatcaatttgatataaaaatgagggtgtgacagtgccgcctcaacttttacaaaaagccggatatgacgtcatcaaagatatttattgaaaaaaataaaaaaaatgtccggggatgtgatacccaggaactctcatgtcaaatgtcataaagatcggtccagtagtttagtctgaatcgctctacacacacacacgcacagacagacagacacacacacacacacatacacacacacacacacacacacacacacacacacacatacactcacacacgcacacacacacacacacatacacatacaccacgaccctcgtttcgattcccgttctatgttaaaacatttactaaaacttgactaaatgtaactacgggaaaaaaggaaagagagaatgcgttatgtcctacaggctaaatatttcgacTCTTAATTAAGGACAAGATATCGGGTTATATACTTCGAGTTGTACGCCttcacggcttttgacgagatacacaagtgtatgcgtgtttataggtggtatcagccatctgcacttatggcagaatgaccaagatcttgtacgtgccattgtggtgacacgggggtggggcatggcttccgtctctgggtctgcacataaagttgacccgtgtctgtcccggcccgaacttgaacctgcgacctttcgatcacaagtccagtgctctaccaactgagctaccaggcccccaAATTTACGCGAAGTGGGCCATTAAATGTGTGGACTGTGATTGCAGATACTTACATCCCGGAGGGCAGCACATGATGGAGGACCCGATGTCCACGCAGCTCTGACCGGTCATGACGCACACCCCCATCCCGCCTCTCCTGCAGCCCCCGCTGTTGAAGGCGAAGAACGTGTCCATGGAATCCAGACCCATCGGGGACGTGCATCCCGCGGCCAGTGCTGAGGCAGCTTTCTTGCGGTAGCTCTGGTATTTCCTGATGGCGTCAATCTGAACACAGAAAAGGATGTTATACAATCAAGGTGTGTTTCTAAGCGTGCGCGTCGgtaaggtgggggaggggggcggcaggggaagaggggggtgcggggtggggtgtgtgtgtatgtgtgtgtgtgtgtgtgcgtgtgtgtgtgtgtgtgtgtgtatgtgtgtgtgtgtgtgtgtgtgtgcgtgcgtgcgtgtgtgtgtgtgtgtatgtgtgtgtgtgtgtgtgtgtgtgtgtgtttgattgagtgtctaggtgtgtgtgtgtgtacgtgtgtgtgtgtgtacgaatgtgtttgtgtgtgtgtgtgtgtgtgtgtgtgtgtatgtgtaaaggtatatatatatatatatatatatatatatgtgtgtgtgtgtgtgtgtgtgtgtgtgtgtgtgtgtgtgcgtgcgtgcgtgcgtgcgtgtgtgtgtgtgtgtgtgtgtgtgtgtgtgtgtgtgtgtgtgtgtgtgtgtgtgtgtgtgtgtgtgtgtttgtgccgcCTTCTTGCGGTAACTCTAATATTCACTTATGCCTTCAATATCAAGACATACAGGATAATTATAGCAATCATTTTAcgaatcaaaaacaagaatggtaattattgacaaaacttATTGTCATAGAGTGAATTCCAAATACTGCATATAAAGCTTGCAACACTAAAAGCAGGAGTATTCACTATTCAAAAACTCTTATAATCCGGACAACGCAATTCGCTGAGTTCGTCTAGTACTCCGTGGGCACAACTCAATGTGCGACCGGCAGTGTCGGTATCTGAGTAAATGTGAAATGTTTAAGTGCTGTTGGCTTTTAGTGCAATTCTTAATTCTTAGTGAATGCAATGTACTCTATTTCTGTAACCGCCCGACACTGCATGACAatgttccttgtttttatcaggACAGTAACATTTTGAGTCGTAAGTcttgatttttttaataaaaagaaaacataccagtaatcaggttaggtacgtttatatctataatcaatatttcggcacgttatactgccttcttcgggatcgTAATTCTTGAATCTACTCACAGGATTTTTGGGTCTGCGCGACGCCTGTCTCCTCCTGGCGGCAGCGATGGCGGCCTGTGCGCTGGGACGACGGACCGTGTTGGCTCCGGACAAGATCATGTTGGGGCCGTCTGAAGCTGTGGGCGGCGCGTCTTGCTGCTTGAGGTACTTGAGCCTGCCGACGAGCTGCTGCAGCTGCGTGGGAGACAGACGATCCTGGAACGCCTTCAGCTCGGCAGGCGTCATTGCCTTCAGCCGCCTGAAGAGTTCCATTTCCTGCTGCCGTCGCTGTTGCAGTGCCCTCTGGAGTGCTTGCTGCCGGGTGTTGTAGACCTGTCGCACCAAGGATGCTGGCGGCTTAGGCGGGAGTTTGATGTCCGTGCCCATGAGGGACATGAGCATCCTGGGGTCCAGCTGGGCGAGGATCTGGGGCACTGTGGACACACATTGACATtgtgttgaaaataaaatgcaatacacgggcctgaaagtggcgagtattttactcgccatggcgagtagaaacatgtaaatggcgagtagaaatgtaaaTCTACtcaccaaatgcgagtaaagttgctgaaccAAATaattggtttggcgagtaaaaattaaaacaaattgctctctggctagtaaattatgagaagtactatccaaaggccagtgccccatttcgtggactttcagcgctgatACAATATTGACTGGGGATGTCTTTAAGAATTAGTATATCAAGCTTCACGAAAATCTGTGAACACAAATGTAAATTGTGTtggaaacaaaattaaaagaacatATTGACTAGGGATATCATCTTTCAGAATTTGAATATATATTGTGTGAAGGTTTTGTTCCGTTTGTGTCCATCTGGGCCAGACAAAACcaaccaacaagcaaacaaacaaacaaaccaacaaacagacagacagacagacagacagacagtcagacagacagacagacagtcagacagagacagacagacagacagacagacagacatgcagacagacagacaatgaaacaaacacacactcaaaataacaaataaataaacagaaaaataaaaacaaatatacaAAATATACAAAATAGACTATTCGCGTCTGTCTGTTAGTTTgcatgttttttacatttagtcaagttttgactaaatgttttaacatagaggggagaatcgagacgagggtcgtggtgtatgtgtgtatgtctgtgtgtgtgtgtgtgcgtgcgtgcgtatagagcaattcagaccaaactactggaccgatctttatgaaatttgacatgagagttcctgggtatgatatccccatacgtttttttcatttttttgataaatgtctttgatgacgtcatatccggcttttcgtgaaagttgaggcggcactgtcacgccctcatttttcaaccaaattggttgaaattttggtcaagtactcttcgacgaagcccggggttcggtattgcatttcagcttggtggcttaaaaattaattaatgactttggtcattaaaaatctgaaaattgtaaaaaaaaaaaaaaaaatgtataaaacgatcctaatttacgtttatcttattttccatcatttgctgattccaaaaacatataaatatgttatattcggattaaaaacaagctctgaaaattaaatatataaaaattattatcaaaattaaattgtccaaatcaatttaaaaacactttcatcgtattccttgtcggttcctgattccaaaaacatatagatatgatatgtttggattaaaaacacgctcagaaagttaaaacaaagagaggtacagaaaagcgtgctatccttcttagcgcaactactaccccgctcttcttgtcaatttcactgcctttgccatgagcggtggactgacgatgctacgagtatacggtcttgctgaaaaatggcagctacttgactaaatattgtattttcgccttacgcgacttgttttttctttggttGGTTATATTGTTTTAAAGTACGTCTGAGATTTCGTTCTAGACGTTTTCATTATGGTGAGGGGATGTTATTGCCCACGTTCTTATAACACAAGAAATGTAACAACAATGCACGAATTAAGGAAGTGCCACAACATATGAAAACAAGTGTTGTCTTTCATGGTGAGTAATCACGTCAGGGCTAATGTATGTATATCTACATTTGCATAACTGTATTTGTGTTGTATTTGTACTTGGAAACTACGGTATGTTTACCCGgtcaaagcggccttgggtgtcGTTTGCTCAAAAAAACGGGTgggcctattttacccaccgtattttagttAGTATCTTCCCAATGTTTTGTGAACTTCCATCCCCAACAGTAGCACCTTATCGTGCACAACAAATCCATCTGTATCATGTATTACTGGCATGAAAAtgtctcaagtcgattacagtatagcgttcgtgggatacctccagcttcgcctTGGCATTGCATTTCTACTTATTTGTATGGttaggaccggcacggttggcctagtggtaaggcgtccgccccgtgatcgggaggtcgtgggttcgaaccccggccgggtcatacctaagactttaaaattggcaatctagtggctgctccgcctggcgtctggcattatggggttagtgctaggactggttggtccgctgTCAGAATAATgcgactgggtgagacatgaagcctgtgctgcgacttctgtcttgtgtgtggcgcacgttatatgtcaaagcagcaccgccctgatatggcccttatggtcggctgggcgttaagcaaacaaacaaacaaacaaacaatgtgtatggtttatatttattttaatttgtttctcagCCTAATGCTGCAAGTCACAAACAGCATACATCTTTGACAGAGGTCTAATATAACTCATACGACAACCAACGATAAGAAATATACAAGCAAAGGAGTGGTAACATGAGCGTCTCTTCTTAACTTGCGGTTGTTCTTCTTTTGTTATGCTTATATTTGGCTTTGAAGATTGTTTTGTCCATATTCCAAAGTTGACAAGAACAACTAAAGGTACGCTTATGACATGTATTTGTTAACATTATCTGACAtttgtcttgtttattttgaaaTAAGTCGGATGTGTCCTCTAAACGTCCGTGACGCATATGTACATAATATATGTGTATAGGTAAAACTAGTGACACATTGTTGTCATGGTGTGTTTCTTCTGTTGACTGGTAATTTGTCAAACAAAAGTGAAACAAAGCCGACAATTAGGAAGAAGGTCGGGGTTACAtagtgtgtgggggtgtggcTGGCCAGGGGGCGTGTGGGGGTGTGGCTCGCCAGGgggcgtgtgggtgtgttttgAAGTTAGGGTACAGTTACAACGCGCCTTTCATGTTTAATGTATTAGAATTAATATTTTCTTAACCCTACCTCGTTCAAATACATCAACGGTCCATTTTGGTaacctatttatttatttccaaTTGTTTCTGGACAAAGCAACTAATATAAGTCAACAGAAAACAAATATTGTGTGGTgtatacctttctttctttttttttagaagaaaGAAACACAGTCCGAGACGCTCACATAATCACAACAGCGCAATGTTTTGTAGTCGGATAGATGTAGACATACTGCTTGACCCAAAACGTGACCACGAAGATTCCACCTGAGGAGTTCTCGTTGTCTTCCCGCTATTCGTCTTCTGAATGTTATGAACATATGTCCTTGCTTACACTGACAACAATgcgtgagggagagtgagaccTAACGTCAAAATCGTGAACATCGTATTTGCAAAATGACCTTGGGAATTAAGAGCATTGTGAGTTCGTTCTGTCCTCCCTGTGTCCGATAGGACGTTACCACTTGCACGTACATACCgcttgcagacagacagacagacaaacagacaagcagacatacggacagacatatatacatacacacatacatatacacagacagactgacagacgctcacacacacacacacacacacacacacacacacacacacacacacacacacacacccacgcagaCTCATGGTAGGCTTGGATGTCGGGTCTGAAGAATCGCTGCTCCAGGATTAGACATTAGACATTACACAAGTTTAGATCAAAGAAAATGACAAATACAAGATAAAATATGTTAGAAATGGTAACGTCTGTCATACTTCTAATCCATTTCCTTGAATACAAATTTAAATCATAATATATGTTGAGAGCTGCGCAGTAGCTTTGAAAGGCCGCACTTGCCACATGTAATCCGGTTATAATCCAAACGTGACAGTTCCGTTTTTCATGAGTGGTATGTTTTTCTGTGACTTAAACAGGTATGTTAAGTTTAAAATGCATTCCCCTAGTACGTCTATCTCTTTCATTTACCATCGCGCAAATGATCACAGAATCTTGCCGAATGTTACGTTTACTGCATTGCAATCTTCAACTGGAACTTTCGCCGCGTCTTGTTCTTGTGAGTTCATACGCGTGTTTATTTTCTTGTCTAAACGCCACCTACTGTGTACGATAACAAAAAAAGTGGATGTAAGTCAAATATAACAAACCATCGATTTTGTTTCATAATAAGTATGGTTTTAACTAATTTTCTTAGATCTGTAAAAACCTTCTCTGCCTTCGTGGTTTCACTTTCTTTTACCTCCCATTGTCAGCTTGACAAAAAGTCAATTCCTGCCCCTTGGCCGCGTTCCCTGTGCTGAATATTTGGAGGAAATATAATTATTGTCTTTACCACCCTCCCAAAATGTCACCTCAccgtccacccccccccccccccacctttccCACTTTCACATTAGTGGTGCATTCCTTTCTCTATCTGTTTGACTTGTGGGAACAAATCACATCCCTCCTGCTGTTTGCCTGTCTCTTTATCTCTATAcatgtatttctgtctgtctgtcgtctgttatgtctgtctgtctatctgtctgtctgtctgtctgtctgtctgtctgtctctctctctctctctctctctctctcacttaagCTACTGTATCACAAACCACCGTTCATTGATCAACTCATTCACAACATAATCATCAGTTACATTGTTACAAGCCATTACCAACACGAACCAGACAAAGGGATAGGAGAAATTTGACAACATTATAGTCGACCTTACTCAGCAAAGACACTCTGGACATCCGCTGATGGTTTAGCAGACACGCA is a window from the Littorina saxatilis isolate snail1 unplaced genomic scaffold, US_GU_Lsax_2.0 scaffold_1837, whole genome shotgun sequence genome containing:
- the LOC138957109 gene encoding uncharacterized protein, which codes for MLMSLMGTDIKLPPKPPASLVRQVYNTRQQALQRALQQRRQQEMELFRRLKAMTPAELKAFQDRLSPTQLQQLVGRLKYLKQQDAPPTASDGPNMILSGANTVRRPSAQAAIAAARRRQASRRPKNPIDAIRKYQSYRKKAASALAAGCTSPMGLDSMDTFFAFNSGGCRRGGMGVCVMTGQSCVDIGSSIMCCPPGYTTGTVDMFGYMRQMQQFMAQFS